Proteins from one Podospora pseudocomata strain CBS 415.72m chromosome 4, whole genome shotgun sequence genomic window:
- a CDS encoding hypothetical protein (COG:U; EggNog:ENOG503NWGN) has protein sequence MPMNGREMTRAELFEDEKRRIVESCFSRRDEDGSLLETYITHIKITEFQTSPTAPPAPNARTPNAEKPRVIIVGVRKSGRVRVHKSKENPNGTFSIGKTWFLDDLSAIESFTNCTYNNDYQAWAGDVGFVVTLGKPYYWQAQTDKEKKFFIASLIKIYAKYTGGRMPTLTGFDQRELDQVLGGAQAPRRQERQDRPPPRPSLPDSAPSSANNSISSLGYNGREMLNAQATPAPAPTYPERMPSRGALAPNGRASPVQSVDSGRPSQELPTLRRLASNNKSQDSVVASSVARSEGASSFRPGSRNGPGSSYGTPEASPAPPSLDERPPERRRPPMDPLRPTQVDRDLVPAPLNSPAARIPLPPRSQDRMSPRKNSVSRRDPTPLRMDQRPVTPKEISRAGTPVSAPSPAPVPTPQTASPAPAPAPAPAPAPAPAPAPAPAPAPAPAPAPAPAPAPARAVPAAVPTPPPVPAEESTPEAPQTPADDEEKPGVFGIKSKKSRGEIAGAIWKAAAAVSAFKPRPGGAAERLRQNQNKSNDGPDGITSVVPAPPKPIPVKTPEPIVLEPPPKAADRGSSATTASGIPELKVTGSDPNSRPDSIVAFKEKKEEVPEEPQRSVVAGNDVKYLATLGIDPSILDGKTSEFAKWLDYFGWVPGEQMRQRNFEEMRADLDREMGKAQAGGWLARFQEEDERVDAIKRGIDLAIGECDELDNLLTLYSVELSTLSDDIAYIEAQGQGLQVQAANQKLLRKELESLLETCAISEADLEALKSAPLEHAAGVEEIETSLVTLFKAMIKIDPTMGNSEGRRSEDGSSADQSLGLDENYGQMRIVQEKKEMYLAESSLFMRRLVIFMEKQFSEAFRETKAALDGALSKKVDPRNHEVGRDILWMYGPLILYARDVDMDNWNRILQVYQDKCHPIYKTEFKEAMDAWKKNARKVTGDEAELLFTSQQEKKEEGLATTARKLTVKRSQTLARSLRSPLGDGGSRSSAAEKTPDGRALPYEVFAGVLDDLLPLVEMEQNFIVDFFHATTLEQADFPDLVAACRPVNRRGGDLKRHRLMEPDRELARRVTKAMESIFGFMEMGLQQLMDWVLGMDPLQGVGILATLERKMAEMSQSNQDFLNNLLQKLHGNLEAKFKKFVDDQIRAIEETKVKIKKRKGVIHFIRIFPQFSTAVENMLANVDPNLGVRRMVDREYDRILKSMFDSLKVIARENPAMGGGGAAATAAAIANSADPEDKEALNFHILLIENMNHYLEEVENSRGLEVLDDWKEQANQELQEHMGLYLNAVMRRPLGKLLECLENIEAQLAGGKSAAGIAAQPSNSKSTFNKVLGGYDAKEVRKGIEALRKRVEKHFGDEDSSSAGGEGKKGSSDTLSVSSGVSGHHGVKFGGGGSSQSNSGLVMKVLRECEKFYGEVEMRVGRVTTDVYGGDVLFEWPRGEVKAAFAAGAGGSGGGLGGIHLGRS, from the exons ATGCCCATGAACGGTCGCGAGATGACACGGGCCGAgttgtttgaggatgagaagaggaggatcgTCGAAAGTTGCTTCAGCAGACGCGACGAAGACGGCTCCT TGCTCGAAACATATATCACACACATCAAGATCACAGAGTTCCAAACTTCGCCcacagcaccgccagcacccAACGCGAGAACCCCTAATGCCGAGAAGCCGCGCGTCATCATTGTCGGCGTGCGCAAGTCTGGCCGAGTACGCGTGCACAAATCAAAGGAAAACCCAAACGGGACATTCTCAATAGGCAAAACGTGGTTTCTCGATGACCTCTCGGCGATCGAATCCTTCACCAACTGTACATACAACAACGACTACCAAGCATGGGCGGGAGACGTGGGCTTCGTGGTGACGCTTGGAAAGCCGTACTACTGGCAGGCCCAGACggacaaggaaaagaaatTCTTTATTGCAAGTCTGATCAAGATCTATGCCAAATACACGGGTGGTCGCATGCCGACCTTGACGGGTTTTGATCAGCGCGAACTTGATCAAGTGTTGGGTGGCGCACAGGCACCCCGAAGACAGGAACGACAAGACcgaccacctccccgtccGAGCCTCCCCGATTCTGCCCCCAGCAGCGCCAATAACTCGATCTCGTCTCTTGGCTATAATGGAAGGGAAATGCTCAATGCCCAGGCCACACCAGCCCCTGCCCCGACATACCCAGAACGGATGCCCTCGCGTGGCGCGCTTGCGCCGAATGGAAGAGCTTCACCAGTGCAAAGCGTCGACTCGGGCCGGCCGAGTCAAGAGCTGCCTACCCTTCGACGGCTAGCATCCAACAATAAGAGCCAGGATTCGGTGGTGGCCTCGTCTGTTGCGCGGAGCGAAGGGGCCAGCAGCTTCAGGCCAGGATCGAGAAATGGGCCGGGCTCTAGCTATGGCACCCCTGAGGCGTCACCCGCACCTCCGTCTCTGGATGAGAGGCCGCCGGAGAGGAGAAGACCTCCCATGGATCCGTTGCGGCCGACGCAGGTCGACAGAGATTTGGTGCCGGCTCCTTTGAACAGCCCTGCGGCGCGTATTCCACTTCCACCTCGGAGTCAAGACCGCATGTCCCCCCGCAAGAATTCGGTGAGCAGACGGGACCCGACACCACTTCGGATGGACCAGAGACCTGTAACACCAAAAGAGATCTCGAGAGCAGGCACGCCAGTGAGTGCGCCCAGTCCGGCACCTGTCCCAACACCGCAGACTGCCAGCCCAGcacctgctcctgctcctgctcctgctcctgctcctgctcctgctcctgctcctgctcctgctcctgctcctgctcctgctcctgctcctgctcctgctcctgctcctgctcgtGCCGTGCCGGCTGCTGTCCCCACGCCTCCACCTGTGCCAGCCGAGGAATCGACGCCAGAGGCACCCCAGACCCCCGCGGATGACGAAGAGAAGCCTGGCGTTTTTGGAATCAAGTCCAAGAAATCTAGAGGAGAAATCGCCGGTGCGATCTGGAAGGCTGCCGCGGCCGTCAGTGCGTTCAAGCCCAGACCGGGCGGTGCAGCAGAGCGACTGCGTCAAAACCAGAACAAGAGCAATGACGGGCCAGACGGTATCACGAGCGTTGTGCCGGCgcctcccaagcccatccCGGTTAAGACTCCGGAGCCGATTGTTCTCGAACCACCCCCCAAGGCGGCCGACAGGGGATCCTCTGCCACTACTGCGTCTGGCATTCCCGAGCTGAAAGTCACGGGCTCAGACCCCAACAGCCGACCGGATAGCATTGTCGCtttcaaggagaagaaggaggaggtaCCAGAGGAACCGCAGCGGTCGGTCGTGGCGGGGAACGATGTCAAGTACCTGGCTACTTTGGGGATTGATCCATCGATTCTGGACGGCAAGACGTCCGAGTTTGCCAAGTGGCTGGATTACTTTGGGTGGGTGCCGGGCGAGCAGATGAGGCAGAGGAACTTTGAGGAGATGAGGGCGGATCTGGACAGAGAGATGGGCAAGGCGCAGGCGGGGGGGTGGCTGGCGAGGTttcaggaggaggatgagagggttGATGCGATCAAGAGGGGGATCGATCTTGCGATTGGGGAGTGTGATGAGCTGGATAATTTATTGACGCTTTACAGCGTTGAGTTGTCG ACACTCTCGGATGATATCGCCTACATCGAGGCGCAAGGCCAAGGTCTGCAGGTGCAGGCTGCCAATCAGAAGCTTTTGAGAAAGGAACTCGAGTCGCTGTTGGAGACCTGCGCCATCAGCGAGGCCGACCTGGAGGCGCTCAAGTCGGCGCCGCTGGAGCATGCCgccggggtggaggagattgagaccTCGTTGGTCACGCTGTTCAAGGCCATGATCAAGATTGATCCTACGATGGGCAACAgcgaggggaggaggagcgaaGACGGGAGCAGTGCGGACCAGTCGCTTGGCTTGGACGAGAATTACGGCCAGATGCGGATCgtgcaggagaagaaggagatgtaCCTTGCCGAAAGCTCGCTTTtcatgaggaggttggtgatttTCATGGAGAAGCAGTTTAGCGAGGCGTTCAGGGAGACGAAGGCGGCGCTGGATGGGGCGCTGAGCAAGAAAGTTGATCCGAGGAATCACGAGGTGGGACGGGACATCCTCTGGATGTACGGCCCGCTGATTCTGTACGCGAGGGACGTGGATATGGACAACTGGAACCGGATCCTGCAGGTTTACCAGGACAAGTGCCACCCGATATACAAAACTGAGTTCAAGGAGGCGATGGACGCGTGGAAGAAGAATGCGAGGAAGGTGACGGGGGATGAGGCGGAGCTGCTGTTTACTTcgcagcaggagaagaaggaggaggggctggcgacgacggcgaggaagtTGACGGTCAAGAGGAGCCAGACGCtggcgaggagcttgaggagcccgttgggggatggggggagcaGGTCGTCTGCGGCGGAGAAGACGCCGGATGGGAGGGCGTTGCCGTACGAGGTTTTTGCCGGGGTGCTGGATGATTTGCTGCcgttggtggagatggagcaGAACTTCATCGTGGATTTCTTCCACGCTACTACGCTGGAGCAGGCGGATTTTCCGGATTTGGTGGCGGCGTGTAGGCCGGTGAATAGACGGGGGGGGGACCTCAAGAGGCATCGGTTGATGGAGCCGGATCGGGAGCTGGCGAGGCGGGTGACGAAGGCGATGGAGAGTATTTTTGGGTTTATGGAGATGGGGTTGCAGCAGTTGATGGAttgggttttggggatggATCCCTT ACAGGGAGTGGGTATCTTGGCCACGCTCGAACGCAAGATGGCCGAAATGTCACAATCCAACCAGGACTTTCTCAACAATTTGCTCCAAAAACTCCACGGCAACCTCGAGGCCAAGTTCAAAAAGTTTGTCGACGATCAGATCCGCGCCATTGAAGAGACAAAGGTCAAGATCAAAAAGCGCAAGGGCGTCATCCACTTCATCCGCATCTTCCCCCAGTTTTCCACCGCAGTCGAGAACATGCTTGCGAATGTTGATCCCAACTTGGGGGTCAGGCGGATGGTAGATAGGGAGTATGACCGCATCCTCAAGTCAATGTTTGACTCGCTCAAGGTGATTGCGAGAGAGAACCCGGCcatgggcggcggcggggcaGCCGCCACGGCTGCTGCGATTGCCAACTCTGCGGATCCGGAAGACAAGGAGGCGCTCAACTTCCACATCCTGCTTATTGAGAATATGAACCACTacctggaggaggtggagaactcgagggggttggaggtgctggatgaCTGGAAGGAGCAGGCGAACCAGGAGCTGCAGGAGCATATGGGGTTGTATCTGAATGCTGTCATGAGACGGCCGCTGGGTAAGCTGCTGGAATGTTTGGAGAACATCGAGGCTCAGCTCGCAGGGGGCAAGTCAGCGGCCGGGATTGCGGCTCAGCCGTCGAACTCGAAGAGCACGTTTAACAAGGTGCTGGGTGGGTATGATgcgaaggaggtgaggaaggggattGAGGctttgaggaagagggtggagaaGCACTTTGGGGATGAGGACTCTTCTTcagcgggaggggaggggaagaaggggagcaGCGACACGCTGAGTGTTAGTTCGGGCGTTTCGGGGCATCATGGGGTcaagtttggtggtgggggttcgAGTCAGAGTAATAgcgggttggtgatgaaggtgttgagggagtgTGAGAAGTTttatggggaggtggagatgagggttgggagggtgacGACGGATGTGTATGGGGGGGATGTGCTGTTTGAGTGGCCCAGGGGGGAGGTCAAGGCTGCTTTTGCGGCGGGGGCAGGGGGGAGTGgcggagggttgggggggattCATTTGGGGAGGTCGTGA